The Mytilus galloprovincialis chromosome 3, xbMytGall1.hap1.1, whole genome shotgun sequence genomic interval ctttgtgttttttttttttttttttttttgatgtaTCTAGTCTGTAAACAGTATCCGAGGTTCTGATCCATCAAAAAACATGATTGGTGTTACTTAAATATAACATACATTATCTGCTTGATATCTCAGAAACAATAAGTGGTTATGAACGGTTTAAAATGATGGGCAAGTTAAGAAATACGAAGATCTGCATTGCGTCAAAACTTTCCTTTGATGATTTTCACAACTTTTCCGTCTTATCTTGAAAATCATCAGGCTAGAGCAAGAGTAAAAACATGGAAGAAGTAATCTCTGCTTAACCATCTTAAGAAATTGccattattttgaatttatatgaATGTTCTAGAAAATTTGTGGCGGCTGTAAAACGTTTATTTAACAGGCATTTCAACAATATGCCAAAATTGTTGTTACTACAAATAGATTTTTTCATTGGACAATTATTGTTTAAGAATCCACAAAGACTTGCTAGACTCAAGTTAACTCTTGAACCGCACTCACAGATTTATTGGGTTCCTTCTTTTTAGTAACTCTCTGATGCTGGAATCAGGAAAACGCAAAAAAGAAAAGCTTTGAAATTGTACTAGCCGTtcaaataatatatttgtattgatgtTTACAAGACTGATATCAAATACGCAATAACTAGTGATTACACCCTACTTTAAATATAAGCCTTTTTACTTCAGCATGGTAACTATTGTCGATGTGATACGAATTTCACTTTATTCGAAAACCATGGTTTCAAACACCAATCAACATGTGAAGGTACAACAAGTGCAACATTACATTTTAAAGGTAATTCTGATATTAACCATTTAACATATTGATATTTGTTAAGAGGACCAGTTTGTTACAAATGTATACTATGTGCATGATCAACGTTTTAAGTTTTAATAATGGAAcacatttattttgatattaattcaGACTTGTTTATGAAGACAACACATCTTAAAATGAAAGAGATGTGTAAATGTACGAATACATAAAGCAGTTTTATAGTGCGTAATATATGCAAATTACATGTAATGAATTATTCCACCAGATAAAGTCAGCAGAATTATATCAATGAAGAACGAAggacaaaaaattacaaattaacgaaaatgttttatttcacaATATTTACCATAACAAGATATTACCTGCATTTTCCTGAAATGCTATTAAGATTAAGGTTAAAGTTTATATCAGATATGAAATTTTAATGaattgttaccccgattttgttttttgtccatggatttatgagtttgaacagcggtatgctactgttgcctttatttgcagTCAAAACATCTTATTAAAATTTCAACTAAAGCTCGATTCGGAAAAAAAACCTAACACGTCCTTTTCAAAAATTTCTCATGACAATAAAATGCCAAAGAATTATGTACGGAAGAGTAAtaagtaaaatagcaaaattaccgaactccaaggaaacgTACAAACCGAAAGTTtttgatcaaatggcaaaatcagattcaaacaaggtaaacgaattcaaaacaactgtcatattcctgacttggtataggcatttcctgatgtagaaaatggtagattaaacctaaTTTTAAAGCTAGCCAAAcatctcacttgtttgacagtctcatagaaatccattatattgacaaaaatgagTGAgctaaacaaacagacataattggtaaaaTTGTCACAAAagtggtacagcagtcaacattgtgttataatcttaatgactataaaataaaaataaaaattgagaaaaacaaaatgacatatagaCACTCGATAGACAAAGTATATATGCAAAAATCAAataaccatagcacaataacacaatctCTAAGAGTATTTTAAGTACCACACACAGATTCCAAACAAATTAAGTGCAATCATAGTATTATTTAGCAATCACGCCGTATGTTTTTATGGAAAGTCAGCCACATCAGAAATTGATTTGCAAgtaataattgttttttcttcCTTTTGAGAATTTATCAAATCTTTTGTATAACCTGTCAAACTGCTATTCAAAgcttaaaatatttcatttatcattGTCTATTGTGACCGTTATTTTATACCATTATATGCTTaggtttaattatttaaaatcaaCTCCTTTATAGATCACGAACGACACTTTGTTGTATGCACGTGGTAtatactaaaattttaaaattcacatCGCTAATGACAATTTATATCAACAGGAGGCCATATAATTCATAATGTCACCGCTTGTGGAAATAATACTTCACTGACGTGCGATGGTGTTGATGTAATTACAAACTGTTCAGATCATTGTCAAAAGTATAGTAGCAAGGACCCGGTTCCTGCTGTGATTCAAACGGTAAGAGACATAGCCTGTTGCTTGCTGGTTATCAAGTCTGTGGTCGGTTCCGTGTTGAAGTCGTACTTAGAcctataatggcttactttttataaattgtgacctgGATAGAGACTTtcctcattgacattcataccacatcttcttatatctaagaaTGAACTACTACAACTTTTTACTTTCAAAGTCACAAACTCGATCAGAGATTTTGatccatttatatgttttatacaaGTAATAAGATTTAAAAGTACTCTTTTAACTATTTGTTTATAGTAAAAATTATTAATGTGAAAATACTTTTCCATATGTTATACTAAATTTGATTATGGATAGTACTTGATACAGTTTACATGTTTCGACCACTTGAATTTTACTGAATCAATTTCTACCCATAAAGGACAAACTATGaacagtttatttaaaaaaaaaaacatttaaaaaatgtttaattcataaaaatctTTCAAATGTGTTGAATACAATCAAGAATAAAGAGTTTTCAGTATTGTTTGGAATGGAGACAAGAAAAAGTAGTAACAGTACATTTGGTAAATACTGCTACATCATGAATTAGAATAAGAACTAACCTATCAAGCTACATCGAGTAACATTAGTACAGTTTCAAAATACGTATTCATACACTATCGTAGAATTTTTAGTCTTGGATATTTCATCACTGTTggtgaaacaaataaaaagaggTGCACGAATTCTAAATTTTTACAGATATAAGTATTTTTTGCTTTAAGGGAGGAATGGTATTAGCCTTTGGTCAGTACTTGATTTAAacatatatgttatgtataatgTACTTGATAGCCAAACGACAACCAAAAATGGCCAAGATCAGTTGAATCCTTCTTCATTCAGGAACATTAACAAACAAGTTCTTTAAATCAAATTTACATGCATTTGacatgatattttatatatgaaaatttaaacttAAGTTCAAATGTCTTAATAATAATTTGACATTGAAGACAGGAAAAGACATATGTCGCTGTTCAGAAGATGAAAACATTCCTGAAGAAATTGTTCCAACTCAAGATACAGAAAATTGCACACACCTAATAATGAAATTTTGTAAGTACACGACAATGCTTCCTTCAAATCATGTAGAAAAAATGATTGACAAAAATACTGCAGTACAAGGTAGTGTATATATTGCaataatgtataaatgtatagCCATAGTAAGAAAAGATGGTAACAGTCAAACACTGGAATATAATACTGAATGATCTTTTTATTAAGAATTCAGGGCATACAGAATTAAGTAAACTATAAAATGCAACTTCATATGTAGTTAGTTTGATACCAGAAAATTTCAATGCGGTAAACAATGATCCTATAATACCACAACCAAACAAGTTATCCTTGTTTATGTATTCCAGTATTTATATTGGATTTAGGAGAGCAATTTGTAAACATAAAGTTGTTGGTCATAGTTGTCAAATCAGGAACTCAGGTATAAAAAAATTTACTTCAGTTAAAATATACCCAGTAGTCCACGACTTTACAATTATCCACAAGTTCGTGTCTTTATTTTTAGATGCGATACATTATATTGAACCCAGGAACAGTCAGATCAATATTTGAAATGCGGTTTTTCGTTATcctgtgtaaaaaaaaatatccagtcCCATAGATGTTCTTCTCATAACAGAACATGCTACGTCTGTCGATTTGGTTTTGTTGAATATTTGTATCAAACGTGTAAATTATAGTATAATAATGGCCGATATATACTTTTgataacaatttcagaaaaatgttaTACAAGTTGTAGGCTTGAGAGcgcttagctgtatttggcaaaacttttaggaatttgtggtcttcagtgctcttcaacttcatactttattttgccgttttaaccttttttatccgagcgttactgatgagtcttttgaagacgaaacgcgcgtctggcgcaaatacaaaatttctatcCTGGTACTATGATGAGTGTATTAAAATTCCATAAGGCAAACTCTCATAAATCATGCTTGCATGTTTTGGAGAAAAAATTTCGATGTTTTAACATTCCTAATCTCATTGACACCACCAGTTGAATTTTATCAGACAAAAATTATGCAGACTTCTATTTTTCAACCGCATTTTGCAAATCTTTTTAGCAAATTTTCAAAGTTACACGGAATGCTTACAGTATATATCATAGAAAGTGAGACATACATCGAACTAAAGCAActacaagtaatttttatttaaatgaaaaataataataacgtCCATTACAACATTACGTTTTAAATGTAAGAAATTTACTGAAAGAAGAGAGACAACTGAATTTGCCTTGAATATAAACTATTTACTTTTGTTATAAGCAGGTATAGAGTTACTTTGATATGTACGTACAATGTACATTAAATGTGTATATTCTATTAAGACAGcttcataatttaaataattttaaaaagttgctcaaaatgttgaaaaatgcGATCCATAGTTTTATGAAGTTATGAAAGAGATATTGAGTTTTCTTCGTTCGTTTGCTCGTTTATTTATCCGTATTAAAAAGGCTTTATATCAAGGAATATATCTATACAACTAAAATCAATTGTCAGTTTGGGATCATTGAATATGGTTTTAGAGTAATCTTGCTTGGTTCACACTACAATTAATTGTCAATGACCTTCATTTACGCATTAAAGTCATGGATTAAGGTCTAAATCTAAGCAACTTTATATCATAGAAAAATAATATAACGTGTGGGTTTGTGCATCATATTTACCTACAAAGATTCAGATTCAAACTATATCTCCTCTACGTTCATTTTACACAagaacaaatttgttttttgttcatttaaatttataaaaacatcgAAAAGATAATAAAGAATACAACTATGGGGGAGGGGTTTGCTATAGTTTTGAAAGGCACTATAGctttaatatattattttatggCCCAGCAACTAAAAGTTGAGGGTTTAAGGGGCGTAttgttttacctctgtccgtcCGTGCGTCATGCTGTCCGTTCTTCCGTTCATCCTTCCGCCCGTCCGTCCCATTATGAGTATATCGTTATCCCTCTGCAGAACGGCTCTTACAATTTAAATCCTTAGATGTTTTCACTTTGCTGTATGTTTCTACATATATTGACGGTATGTATGCGGTCAGGGTTTGTTAGTATTTGCTCTTTTCGGAAAAGTTGATCTTTGTCAGTTATGGAGTATTACCTTGCATAAGAGGAGCATGCTCCTCTGCTCACCTTTGTGTATATTAAAATACTAGTAACATTTTGCATCTGCGGGTCATCTATTGTGTCTGCCAGACACAATAAtatagagcgtcactgatgagtcttttgtagacgaaacgcgcgtctggtgtatatacaaaatttaatcctggtatctatgatgagtgtatatCAAAGCAAGTCCTAAATTGACTTTGTTATGATACAGTTACTTGAGAGTGTTGTGCGggggcatcactttgtctagtttaaaatattgttttttctaAACAAAAAGTATATTTGATTTCTATCTTTCACAGATCAATTCACAAGATGGTATTTACGTAACACCGAAACCAGCGCAGTAACAACATCTTCCAATATATTCACCACTTTTACTGAAGACATAACTGAATCGACAACATCAAAAACAGAGGGAAAAACGACgttatcctctgaaactacacaagaCAGTCATTTAACTACCATAGCCATTGAAAATGTTACTGAAATAATAACGGAATCAACTGAACATTATTCTAGCTCGAATTTTTCTACCGTGGATAACGTTCTGAGATCAACCGAGATGCAACAACAGGAGAGTTCAAGTGCAGAACCCGTTTGTCATTGTCCCTGTTCATCGGTTTCTTCTAAATGGGATTTTCTTAACGGTCTAAATTTGACTAAGAAAGAACTCGAAGTTTACTTGGAAGAGGAAATAGCTAATCTACGAGGAAATTTAACAATTGATCCAAAAGGCACTTCCGCTTTTAAGAACACTAAGATATCTGCACCAGACAGTCGTCCCTCATCGGCTGCTGTGGGTGCACTTGGTATTATACTCTTAACGGTTATCTTCGGTCTTATCTTAATATCTGATGTTTTGTCGTTTTTCAGGAGTCGATCATGGACTCCTGGTAGAAAAGAGCCTTAAATATAATGCGTTGTACGTATTGCACAATCAGTAGCGGAACTTGTTTTTTCATCATTGTCAATTCAACTGTTTGTTGATATCTTCCATATGCTTATCAGTAGAATACAGATGTTGAgtatttttctttatctttttttcaaatgacgGTGCCATTTATTTGTGTACTTTAATTGTAATTCCTCAGTTTTTATGTACTGTCATATAATGATTTTTTGTCATGCCACAGATCTCAATTATAAAGGTCTATAgttgagattaaaaaaaaagacgcaACACATTCATGTATTAGTTCGGAACCTCGTAAAAAGCTTTCAATGGATATCATAGAGAACCTTTTGTGTTCATAGCAAATACGTGTTCCTCAAATCAGCATAGCAAATACGTGTTCCCCAAATCAGCATAGCAAATACGTGTTCCTCAAATCAGCATAGCAAATACGTGTTCCCCAAATCAGCATAGCAAATACGTGTTCCCCAAATCAGCATAGCAAATACGTGTTTCCAAAATCAGCATAGCAAATACGTGTTCCCCAAATCAGCATAGCAAATACGTGTTCCCCAAGTCTATGCAACTAACAGTTAACCCTTATAACACTTCTGTTCATTTTATGCCAACGTCTAAACAAAGACATTTGATTTGCTTTTTTATGATGTTTTGCAGACTGTTCGTTTTGAAGTgtgattattaaaataaaataaaaaatacattgctTTACTATTTTCAATTAGTTTTCATGGACTTctattaaattatattatgatACATATAATGGAATCTGCAGAGATTATACACAGGAATTCATATGAAATTAAGGATATAATGTCTGTGATGCATTGCTTAGCCAATATTCTCATTTTTGGTTTTAACACCGCTTTTACGTTTGAACTAGATTGTTTTTCCGACTTTGTTGCCAAGATCATAACTGAAGAATCAGATAATTTTAAATTTGCAGGAGGTGCAGAAACAAATAGAAGAGTTCATGTTAGAATACCCACTGTGTCGAGCCCGCTGCTGTTATGATGTAAGTTCCCGGGGGTATCTATTAACAGCCAGGTAGCTCAGTAATGCGTTTCCAGAATTAAAGAAGGATATTGTTTGTATGAATAATTCAATGATTTAACTTTCAAAATGAGTATTTCATCTTCCTCGcgatatatatatttcaatcttTACATGCTTTGAAGTATagttttttgcaaaaaaaaaagtatactaaTGTTGTTTCATGCATTGTTTTTTCGGCTTTTTATAATATCAacatatttctataaaatatatgatatagaATAATTATGTTCCCTATCGGCGAGaataaatattgacaaaatgaAGTAACTGTATTATCACAAAGTCAATGCAGGACTTCCTTTGGGATCGATATTATTGTGTCTGAGTGACACAAATGATTCCCGCCCCGCAGATGCAGTCTTATTCTAAAATACACAAACTTGACCATTGCTTCACAGTAGTAACAGTTATTCCGAAACGTTATATACCACTTACGCAAGTAAATACTACTAAAATTATAAAGTTCAACTGTCTTCCAAAAgagcaaatttcaataaaaaaaatcgaaaccttaaccacatgcacaccttcaatatatgcaCTAACAGCCAACAAACTTACAACTTCCTAGAATTCAAACTGTACAGGGAATAATCTGGAATAGCTATGCACCTCCAATGCAAATATATacttcaaaatgacaaattttaactATATTTATCTCCAAAAGCTAGCTAAGTTCAGCCAGCTAATTGAAGACTTCCTTTTATTAAATCTGTAGAAGGAATTATCTAGAATATCTGTATACCCATATTGGAACGGACTGAAAGAAGAAGGGCAGACGGACTGACATGGTTAAACAACATATTTCCCCCAAACTTCAGTTGCATTGATATGCTTTCTAAATGGATGATCGTTTAATGTACGTCACCTTGCACAATATtggaaacaaactaaaaaaaacgATAGTTATCGAAACATCTGTAACAAACTAATACAAGACTTCAAAAATAATAGTTCTAGGTCTCAAGCCATTAGTACAGATATTGCTCGCTTTTAATCAGTACACATCACTCAATTATTACTTTTGGCTATCGATATTTTATTGCTATAGCGATACAGTTTATACAGTGTGATTAACAACAGAAAATATAGCAAAGTCTCAAAACGTTTGTCATCTTTTTAACCACCGTTGACGCATAATTGAGTAATTGATAAGAAACAAAAGCAGAATTTATTTGCACAGCTTTTCTACCATAGCATATTAGATGGACAGTCAGCTTTTACGATACCCAAGCATACTTGTGATCTGTAAACATATCAACAACTATAAAATTACGTTTGACAAGTTTTGCGTATGGTTTGGTATGATAGAGTTTAACACAcattatcatattttgttttgtgtttaataatccACTAAAATTAGATGCGTTTTGCAGCAGCTATTTTATTTAATGTCAcctttattgaaatattttcagaTCTATTGATTATTTAAGcatttcaatgaaattttagctAGAAATAGTGTAGATTTTCAAccaataatcaattataatttgTCAGTGAatatcgtttgttgctgtgttacatgtttgtttttcgttcatttttttaaacatgaattaggccgttaggtttctcgtttgaatagtttaacaTTTGTCCTTTAAGGatcatttatagctgactatgcagtaagGATTTTGTTCGTTGTTAAATGCCGTAAGGTGACATACAGTTATTAGTTattgtgtcatttagtctcttgtggagagttgtctcattgacaatcatatcacatcttcttccTATATTGTAGACACCAGTCTAGTTTTATTAACAGTGTTAATGActacaatatttaatattttaactgGAGGTACAATTCGTTATTTCATCCTCAAAACATAAAATGAGTTCCTCATCTGTTAAGCATTCACAATAATTTGCAATGATTTTTCAAAATGTACCTATACTTTACATGCAGACTACGAATTTTTTAGACAAACAATCTAAATGCATTTATTTcaattaacaaatatttgttaagggattttttttatataaaatacttaTAAACGGTTTACCTCTTGGCGCATT includes:
- the LOC143068064 gene encoding uncharacterized protein LOC143068064 codes for the protein MISIFTFMLFVNIGEIVSSENSTFPPQSVCESNNGTRKDNKFIGCYEAPVYGGASNQALLISNVTREMCTQSCLHNGKTFSGVEGDDICRCSDSIDMFEVYDLVIRTSNYVPKCNDHRTSSLYHSDYILNVTLCGYPGFAIMRFCAGLTETSQCVQFCRNFTAFVMIHDNDMMACACSNEDIDSLTMPATNDFNRDCSQKAIGACFTFHGCYSPFPNHTIGFTSANLTAEYCVEYCLHIGRDFAGIEHGNYCRCDTNFTLFENHGFKHQSTCEGTTSATLHFKGGHIIHNVTACGNNTSLTCDGVDVITNCSDHCQKYSSKDPVPAVIQTTGKDICRCSEDENIPEEIVPTQDTENCTHLIMKFYQFTRWYLRNTETSAVTTSSNIFTTFTEDITESTTSKTEGKTTLSSETTQDSHLTTIAIENVTEIITESTEHYSSSNFSTVDNVLRSTEMQQQESSSAEPVCHCPCSSVSSKWDFLNGLNLTKKELEVYLEEEIANLRGNLTIDPKGTSAFKNTKISAPDSRPSSAAVGALGIILLTVIFGLILISDVLSFFRSRSWTPGRKEP